Proteins encoded together in one Variovorax paradoxus EPS window:
- a CDS encoding glucose 1-dehydrogenase, translating to MKLFDLSGRIALITGSSKGIGFALAAALGAAGARVVLNARDAASLTVARDALRAQGVAAEAVSFDVTDAAAVEAAVARIEAEIGPIEILVNNAGMQHRGPFAEFPIDAWHKITTTNIDSVFLVGRFVAQRMIERQRGKIINVCSVQSELGRPNIAPYAATKGAVKMLTKGMAIDLGKHGIQVNGLGPGYFKTELTEALVNDEAFTAWLSGRTPAGRWGDVQELGGAAIFLASDASSFVNGHILYVDGGITASL from the coding sequence TTGAAACTGTTCGACCTGTCCGGGCGCATCGCCCTCATCACCGGCTCCAGCAAGGGCATCGGCTTCGCGCTGGCCGCGGCGCTCGGTGCGGCCGGCGCGCGCGTCGTGCTCAATGCGCGCGACGCCGCCTCGCTCACTGTGGCCCGCGATGCGCTGCGCGCCCAGGGCGTGGCGGCCGAGGCCGTGTCCTTCGACGTCACCGACGCAGCTGCCGTGGAAGCCGCCGTGGCCCGCATCGAAGCGGAGATCGGCCCGATCGAGATCCTCGTCAACAACGCCGGCATGCAGCACCGCGGCCCCTTCGCCGAATTTCCGATCGATGCCTGGCACAAGATCACCACCACCAACATCGACAGCGTGTTCCTCGTCGGCCGCTTCGTGGCGCAGCGAATGATCGAGCGGCAGCGCGGCAAGATCATCAACGTGTGCTCGGTGCAGAGCGAATTGGGCCGGCCCAACATCGCGCCCTACGCCGCCACCAAGGGCGCGGTGAAGATGCTCACCAAGGGCATGGCCATCGACCTCGGCAAGCACGGCATCCAGGTCAACGGCCTCGGCCCCGGCTACTTCAAGACCGAACTCACCGAAGCGCTGGTGAACGACGAAGCCTTCACCGCGTGGCTCTCGGGCCGCACGCCGGCCGGCCGCTGGGGCGATGTGCAGGAACTGGGCGGCGCGGCCATCTTCCTGGCCTCGGATGCCTCGAGCTTCGTCAACGGCCACATCCTCTACGTCGACGGCGGCATCACCGCCAGCCTCTGA
- a CDS encoding NAD(P)-dependent oxidoreductase yields the protein MTFNRQRIAVIGVGIMGSAIARRLLECGHAVSVFDLDEAKVQALQAQGAHAAPTAADAAAASDFVITSLNAAAVVERALFGENGVADAPADAQRLVIDMSSIDPPSTRRLAQTLRERTGMGFVDAPLSGGAPKALLGQLTVMAGGSAGDVTRARAVMDSLCANYTHMGESGAGQTTKLVNQLLCAIGFQAVAEAVRIAEAGGVDASKLPAALAGGRADSQILREFGPKMAARDYTPTGRIDNMLKDLEAVQGFSQGQRLPLPLAGTVSELHRTFVAAGLGPEDTAAMMRQFDGYARG from the coding sequence ATGACATTCAACCGCCAGCGCATCGCCGTGATCGGCGTCGGCATCATGGGCTCGGCCATTGCGCGCCGATTGCTCGAATGCGGGCACGCGGTGAGCGTGTTCGATCTCGACGAGGCCAAGGTCCAGGCGCTGCAAGCGCAGGGCGCCCACGCCGCGCCGACAGCGGCCGATGCAGCGGCTGCGAGCGATTTCGTGATCACGAGCCTCAACGCGGCCGCCGTGGTCGAACGCGCACTCTTCGGTGAGAACGGCGTGGCCGATGCACCGGCGGACGCGCAGCGCCTGGTGATCGACATGTCGTCCATCGATCCTCCATCCACCCGCCGGCTCGCGCAGACGCTGCGCGAACGCACCGGCATGGGATTCGTGGATGCGCCGCTCTCGGGCGGCGCGCCCAAGGCGCTGCTCGGGCAATTGACGGTGATGGCCGGCGGCAGCGCCGGCGATGTGACGCGCGCCCGCGCCGTCATGGACAGCCTCTGCGCCAACTACACCCACATGGGCGAGAGCGGCGCCGGGCAGACCACCAAGCTGGTGAACCAACTGCTGTGCGCCATCGGCTTCCAGGCCGTGGCAGAGGCGGTGCGAATCGCCGAAGCCGGCGGCGTCGATGCCTCGAAGCTGCCCGCGGCCCTCGCTGGCGGACGCGCCGACAGCCAGATCCTGCGCGAGTTCGGTCCCAAGATGGCCGCGCGCGACTACACGCCCACCGGCCGCATCGACAACATGCTCAAGGACCTCGAGGCGGTCCAGGGTTTTTCGCAAGGCCAGCGACTGCCGTTGCCGCTCGCGGGCACCGTCTCGGAGCTGCATCGCACCTTCGTGGCGGCCGGCCTCGGACCCGAGGACACGGCGGCCATGATGCGGCAGTTCGACGGCTATGCCCGCGGCTGA
- a CDS encoding DUF2846 domain-containing protein, which yields MKINHKSSIVVLSALLMTGCASVNMASKEESDKAKQFSAPAAGKSGLYVYRNSFVGKALKKDILVNGKCLGESASDVFFYTQVEGGKKNKIETESEFSPNSLEVFMEAGKNYFVRQFIKMGAFVGGADLEQIPEAQGKADIASLGMAQPGTCGN from the coding sequence ATGAAGATCAATCACAAGAGCAGCATCGTTGTCCTGTCGGCGCTGCTGATGACAGGATGCGCTTCCGTCAACATGGCCAGCAAGGAGGAGAGCGACAAGGCCAAGCAGTTCAGTGCCCCGGCCGCAGGGAAATCCGGCCTTTATGTCTATCGCAACAGCTTCGTCGGAAAGGCTTTGAAGAAAGACATCCTGGTCAACGGAAAGTGCCTGGGCGAGAGTGCATCCGACGTGTTCTTCTACACGCAGGTCGAGGGCGGCAAGAAGAACAAGATCGAAACGGAATCGGAGTTCTCGCCCAATTCCCTGGAGGTCTTCATGGAAGCCGGCAAGAACTACTTCGTGCGGCAGTTCATCAAGATGGGCGCTTTCGTAGGCGGCGCCGACCTGGAGCAGATTCCCGAGGCGCAAGGCAAGGCTGATATAGCCTCACTCGGCATGGCCCAGCCGGGCACTTGCGGCAACTAA
- a CDS encoding DUF6194 family protein → MTEDDITQHIIDMLGGGHFQVADDNTFFFHGADNKFPFATIVTKDHESDNASKLDRPGVFRLNIGVGKESFRALFGEQEPAGIDYAALDRLMPHPVYGKMHWVSVINPSDRTFETVKPLIAEAHNLAAARDKTR, encoded by the coding sequence ATGACCGAAGACGACATCACCCAACACATCATCGACATGCTCGGCGGCGGCCACTTCCAGGTCGCCGATGACAACACCTTCTTCTTTCATGGTGCGGACAACAAGTTTCCCTTCGCGACCATCGTCACGAAGGACCACGAATCCGACAACGCGTCGAAGCTGGACCGGCCGGGCGTCTTTCGCCTGAACATCGGCGTCGGCAAGGAGAGCTTTCGCGCGCTGTTCGGTGAGCAGGAACCCGCAGGCATCGACTACGCCGCGCTCGACCGGCTGATGCCGCATCCGGTGTACGGAAAGATGCACTGGGTCAGCGTGATCAACCCGAGCGACAGGACCTTCGAGACGGTGAAGCCGTTGATCGCCGAAGCCCACAACCTCGCGGCCGCGCGAGACAAAACCAGGTAA
- a CDS encoding tripartite tricarboxylate transporter substrate-binding protein, protein MPALLVPDIATAQSGDPSLAAADCVIPAKAGGGFDLTCTLARDALQAVRPSRPPLGQRYLPGGIGAVAFDRIATGQLGGAGTLVAFSSGSLLNLAQGRFGPHPPSAVRWIATLGTDYGVIAVHRDSPYKRLQDLVAALRQDPSRMTFGAGGTVGSQDWVKAALLVRAAGRDHKAMRFVSFEGGGDALGALQGKHVDVFPGDAAEALQAMAGGAAVRLLAVLSEARLGGALTGVPTAREQGVDIVWPTVRGLYLSANVPEASVRAWTAAFAEATAAPGYAALRERHSLYPFALTGAALDDYVQARIKTYQALADELGLRRWKP, encoded by the coding sequence ATGCCTGCACTGCTCGTGCCCGACATCGCCACAGCGCAGTCCGGCGACCCGTCTCTGGCCGCGGCCGATTGCGTGATCCCTGCCAAGGCCGGCGGCGGCTTCGACCTCACCTGCACCCTCGCGCGCGATGCGCTGCAGGCGGTGCGTCCTTCGCGTCCGCCGCTGGGCCAGCGCTACCTGCCGGGCGGCATCGGCGCCGTCGCCTTCGACCGCATCGCCACCGGCCAGCTCGGCGGTGCGGGCACGCTGGTCGCGTTCTCCAGCGGCTCGCTGCTCAACCTGGCGCAGGGCCGCTTCGGGCCGCATCCGCCATCGGCCGTGCGCTGGATCGCCACGCTCGGCACCGACTACGGCGTGATCGCCGTGCACCGCGACTCGCCCTACAAGCGCCTGCAGGACCTGGTCGCCGCGCTGCGGCAAGACCCCTCGCGCATGACATTCGGCGCGGGCGGCACGGTCGGCAGCCAGGACTGGGTGAAGGCCGCGCTGCTGGTGCGCGCCGCGGGCCGCGACCACAAGGCGATGCGCTTTGTCTCCTTCGAAGGTGGCGGCGATGCGCTCGGCGCGCTGCAGGGCAAGCACGTCGATGTGTTCCCCGGCGATGCGGCCGAAGCGCTGCAGGCCATGGCGGGCGGCGCGGCGGTGCGCCTGCTGGCCGTGCTGTCGGAAGCGCGGCTGGGCGGCGCGCTCACCGGCGTGCCGACCGCGCGCGAGCAAGGCGTGGACATCGTCTGGCCGACCGTGCGCGGCCTGTACCTGAGCGCCAACGTGCCCGAAGCTTCTGTGCGCGCCTGGACCGCCGCATTCGCCGAAGCCACGGCCGCGCCGGGCTACGCGGCGCTGCGCGAGCGGCACAGCCTTTATCCTTTCGCGCTCACCGGCGCCGCGCTCGACGACTACGTGCAGGCCCGCATCAAGACCTACCAGGCGCTCGCGGACGAGCTCGGATTGCGCCGCTGGAAGCCTTGA
- a CDS encoding sensor histidine kinase — protein sequence MPSFLRRASLWQRLALLLFPALLVVTGLELWMTRHDALAAANAAYDRSLLGALKSIDANISTASGGLSVELPYTMFEFFELTASGQVFFRVATSDGLVELGSADLPAPPAELKMGVPAFYDATYFGEAVRLAAYRRDLDRAPAGSTGRSVLIQIGESTRSRQEFTARFVRSAALRDGLVLALLLCGTAIALAAALRPLSRLAREVEARTPDDLTRIAETDLPAEVRPLVDAVNQQMSRTQDLVTQQRQFLDDASHQLRTHLTTLQMQADYARREEDPAQVRAALDALGTEIGRATRSAQQLLALGRSDTVAVEPAEFDLAALLREVAVDLLPLARAKRIDLGIHAPAPEFFAVADRGLLREALSNLVANAITYTPVEGTITLFAAGDAAGWSLNVEDNGPGLSDEERAALGQRFRRGARAGKGGFGLGLAIARSIAQRHRGELRLEAREAGTGLHAIIWWPRPAAS from the coding sequence ATGCCGAGCTTCCTGCGCCGCGCGAGCCTCTGGCAGCGGCTCGCGCTGCTGTTGTTTCCTGCCCTCCTGGTGGTGACGGGCCTCGAACTCTGGATGACACGGCACGATGCGCTCGCCGCCGCCAACGCGGCGTATGACCGCTCGCTGCTGGGCGCGCTCAAGTCCATCGACGCCAACATCTCCACAGCGTCGGGCGGCCTGTCGGTCGAGCTGCCGTACACGATGTTCGAGTTCTTCGAGCTCACGGCGAGCGGCCAGGTGTTCTTTCGGGTGGCGACTTCCGATGGGCTCGTCGAACTCGGCAGCGCCGATCTGCCCGCGCCGCCCGCCGAACTGAAGATGGGCGTGCCGGCCTTCTACGACGCGACCTACTTCGGCGAGGCCGTGCGGCTCGCGGCCTACCGGCGCGACCTGGACCGTGCGCCGGCCGGCAGCACCGGGCGCAGCGTGCTGATCCAGATCGGCGAGAGCACGCGCTCGCGGCAGGAGTTCACGGCGCGCTTCGTGCGCAGCGCCGCGTTGCGCGACGGGCTGGTGCTGGCGTTGCTGCTGTGCGGCACCGCCATCGCGTTGGCCGCGGCGCTGCGGCCGCTGTCGCGGCTCGCGCGCGAGGTCGAGGCGCGCACGCCCGACGACCTGACGCGCATCGCCGAGACCGACCTGCCCGCCGAAGTGCGACCGCTGGTGGATGCGGTCAACCAGCAGATGTCGCGCACGCAGGACCTCGTGACGCAGCAGCGCCAATTTCTGGACGACGCCTCGCACCAGTTGCGCACGCACCTCACCACGCTGCAGATGCAGGCCGACTACGCGAGGCGCGAGGAAGACCCCGCGCAGGTGCGCGCCGCGCTCGATGCGCTCGGCACCGAGATCGGCCGCGCCACGCGCAGCGCGCAGCAACTGCTTGCGCTGGGCCGCAGCGACACGGTGGCGGTGGAACCGGCCGAGTTCGACCTCGCGGCGCTGCTGCGCGAAGTGGCGGTCGACCTGTTGCCGCTCGCGCGCGCCAAGCGCATCGACCTGGGCATCCATGCGCCCGCGCCCGAGTTCTTCGCGGTCGCGGACCGGGGGCTGCTGCGCGAGGCCTTGAGCAACCTCGTGGCGAACGCGATCACCTACACGCCGGTCGAAGGAACCATCACCCTCTTTGCCGCGGGCGATGCCGCGGGCTGGAGCCTCAACGTCGAGGACAACGGCCCGGGTTTGAGCGACGAAGAACGCGCCGCGCTGGGCCAGCGCTTTCGCCGCGGCGCGCGTGCGGGCAAAGGCGGCTTCGGTCTCGGGCTGGCGATTGCGCGCTCGATCGCGCAGCGGCACCGGGGCGAATTGCGGCTCGAGGCGCGGGAAGCCGGCACAGGGCTGCATGCGATCATCTGGTGGCCCCGGCCGGCGGCCAGCTAG
- a CDS encoding response regulator: protein MRILLAEDEHTLGTWLCKALEHAGIQVEWVDDGRLADRALQQRDHDALVLDLGLPGMDGHTVLQRLRERDQRLPALILTARDSLNERVASLNAGADDFLAKPFALAELEARLHALVRRARGVEHPRLACGPLVYDSARRHFVLNGEALALSPREQAVLRALVQRSGEPLSKQQILERVFSDDEEVHPEAVEVFVYRLRKRLDGTGVRIVTLRGLGYVLEAD, encoded by the coding sequence ATGCGCATCCTGCTGGCCGAAGACGAACACACCCTGGGCACCTGGCTCTGCAAGGCGCTGGAGCACGCGGGCATCCAGGTCGAATGGGTGGACGACGGGCGCCTGGCCGACCGCGCGCTGCAGCAGCGCGACCACGATGCGCTGGTGCTCGACCTGGGCCTGCCCGGCATGGACGGCCACACGGTGCTGCAGCGGCTGCGCGAACGCGACCAGCGGCTGCCGGCCCTGATCCTCACGGCGCGCGATTCGCTGAACGAGCGCGTCGCCTCGCTCAACGCGGGCGCCGACGACTTTCTTGCCAAGCCCTTCGCGCTCGCCGAGCTCGAAGCGCGGCTGCATGCGCTGGTGCGGCGTGCGCGCGGCGTGGAGCATCCGCGACTGGCCTGCGGGCCGCTGGTGTACGACAGCGCGCGGCGGCACTTCGTGCTGAACGGCGAAGCGCTGGCGCTCTCGCCGCGCGAGCAGGCGGTGCTGCGCGCGCTGGTGCAGCGCAGCGGCGAGCCGTTATCGAAGCAGCAGATTCTGGAACGCGTGTTCTCCGACGACGAGGAGGTGCACCCCGAAGCGGTCGAGGTGTTCGTCTATCGCCTTCGCAAGCGGCTCGATGGCACCGGTGTGCGCATCGTCACGCTGCGCGGCCTGGGCTACGTGCTGGAAGCCGACTAG
- a CDS encoding Bug family tripartite tricarboxylate transporter substrate binding protein — translation MHAKPFPLSPSRRQWLQSGGALALGGLLPSLASAQDAWPSKSVRFVVPFAPGGSSEIVARSTAAELSRTLGQSVFVDNKPGAAGNIAMSEVARSTDQHTLILGHIGTLAVNPYIFAKLPYDANKDFKPVSLLAKVPSLYVVHPDVPAKNLKEFIAYAKSKPGKLSYGSAGNGSAGHLAFEYLKMTADVFMLHVPYRGTGPMVTDLLSGRLDASAIGAAAIIPFIKAGKVRCIATGSAKRLAQLPDVPTVAEQGFPGFEMTQWYGMLAPANIAPANLAKLSAETMKAVKSPDSMQRLTADAAEAVGGTPEQFAQFIAAEQARWQKVIARANIKPD, via the coding sequence ATGCACGCCAAGCCTTTTCCCCTCTCCCCCAGCCGCCGCCAGTGGCTGCAATCCGGCGGCGCCCTCGCTCTGGGCGGCCTGCTGCCCTCCCTGGCCTCGGCCCAGGACGCCTGGCCCAGCAAGTCGGTGCGCTTCGTCGTGCCCTTCGCACCGGGCGGAAGCTCCGAGATCGTCGCGCGCTCCACCGCCGCCGAGCTCTCGCGCACGCTCGGCCAGAGCGTCTTCGTGGACAACAAGCCGGGCGCGGCCGGCAACATCGCGATGAGCGAAGTGGCACGCTCCACCGACCAGCACACGCTGATCCTCGGCCACATCGGCACGCTGGCCGTGAACCCGTACATCTTCGCCAAGCTGCCCTACGACGCGAACAAGGACTTCAAGCCCGTGAGCCTCCTGGCCAAGGTGCCGAGCTTGTATGTGGTGCACCCCGACGTGCCGGCGAAGAACCTCAAGGAGTTCATCGCCTATGCCAAGTCCAAGCCCGGCAAGCTGAGCTACGGCTCCGCGGGCAACGGCAGCGCGGGCCACCTGGCCTTCGAGTATCTGAAGATGACCGCCGACGTGTTCATGCTGCACGTGCCCTACCGCGGCACCGGCCCGATGGTCACCGACCTGCTCTCGGGCCGGCTCGACGCCTCGGCCATCGGCGCGGCGGCGATCATTCCGTTCATCAAGGCCGGCAAGGTGCGCTGCATCGCGACCGGCTCGGCCAAGCGCCTCGCGCAACTGCCCGATGTGCCGACCGTCGCCGAGCAAGGCTTCCCCGGCTTCGAGATGACGCAGTGGTACGGCATGCTCGCGCCGGCCAACATCGCGCCCGCGAACCTGGCCAAGCTCTCGGCCGAGACGATGAAGGCGGTGAAGTCGCCCGATTCGATGCAGCGGCTCACGGCCGATGCGGCCGAGGCCGTCGGCGGCACGCCGGAGCAGTTCGCGCAGTTCATCGCGGCGGAACAGGCGCGCTGGCAGAAGGTGATCGCAAGGGCAAACATCAAGCCGGACTGA
- a CDS encoding sensor histidine kinase: MTNFGLRLAAIRAMAGLALFLLACLAIPSHAQAQPLRLDAGLDILERSFNGRLQAYHDKSGLLTREQVASASHQQQFKTVEGVFNGGYVKGAWWVRFQIQASPEQIAHPLEGGWWLRLNAPYADYIDVWWPDGAGGTSGGFTHRALGGMRAASARELPWSIPAVRLPDLPDTEPRWVWVRLAGDRSLTLAGGVSPLREQAVVQQELDYVDAAVAGMVLLMAVVSLMMGIALPDRRFIAYAGYLLTLALVFGSSEGLPASLWLQNHPLAAVRLHNFSVCLHTAAAFGFARVLLDMERQFPRMNRVFQVMTLVCLAACAVAMAGWYGRIARPLNLMWVMFAACIVPMCAVALRRNLQAWPGLVGYAIYLLMGVVHFAKNLQWVPYTLATQSSYAIGSILHIMAFFFALGWRVRHRERRALSLSRRHRARLAQRVNERTLDLRQEITKHQRTHDQLALALREQRGLLAMVSHEFRTPLGTIGGAAQILADDRLGLVREEVKKEAEKISRTVLRMRDLVDTLLADEWLDASSDNLCLVPVELAGFLREKIEEHSEGIGGRRISLHLGARELPVLADETLLHIALDNLLTNAIKYAPPHSPIVVRAGIRRGLADGIPKGEDTVPGVYIQVCDEGPGFMPHDLSHVFERFYRAAGTRRIPGIGLGLHMVHRVATVHGGSVAASNAAGKGAVLTLTLPLLGSAEESETRGTHDAVALDQGGCR; this comes from the coding sequence TTGACAAATTTCGGGTTGCGGCTCGCTGCGATCCGCGCGATGGCGGGGCTCGCCTTGTTCCTGCTGGCATGCCTTGCCATACCGAGCCATGCACAGGCTCAGCCGCTGAGACTCGATGCCGGATTGGACATCCTGGAGCGCAGCTTCAACGGGCGCTTGCAGGCCTATCACGACAAGAGCGGCCTGCTCACGCGCGAACAGGTGGCATCGGCTTCCCATCAGCAGCAATTCAAGACGGTCGAGGGCGTCTTCAACGGCGGCTATGTCAAGGGCGCCTGGTGGGTGCGCTTCCAGATCCAGGCCTCGCCCGAACAGATTGCGCATCCGCTGGAGGGTGGCTGGTGGCTGCGGCTGAACGCGCCGTACGCCGACTACATCGACGTGTGGTGGCCCGACGGCGCGGGCGGCACGAGCGGCGGCTTCACGCACCGCGCGCTCGGCGGGATGCGCGCCGCCTCCGCGCGCGAGCTGCCCTGGTCGATCCCTGCCGTGCGCCTGCCCGACCTGCCCGATACCGAACCGCGCTGGGTCTGGGTGCGGCTGGCGGGCGATCGCTCGCTGACCCTCGCCGGCGGCGTATCGCCGCTGCGCGAGCAGGCCGTGGTGCAGCAGGAGCTGGACTACGTCGATGCGGCCGTCGCCGGCATGGTCCTGCTGATGGCGGTGGTCAGCCTGATGATGGGTATCGCGTTGCCCGACCGGCGATTCATTGCGTACGCCGGTTATCTCCTCACGCTCGCACTGGTGTTCGGAAGCTCGGAGGGCCTGCCGGCGTCCCTGTGGCTGCAAAACCACCCGCTGGCCGCCGTTCGCCTGCACAACTTCTCGGTCTGCCTGCACACCGCCGCCGCATTCGGATTCGCCCGCGTGCTGCTGGACATGGAGCGGCAGTTCCCGCGCATGAACCGCGTGTTCCAGGTGATGACGCTGGTTTGCCTCGCGGCCTGCGCGGTGGCCATGGCCGGCTGGTACGGGCGCATCGCGCGGCCGCTGAACCTGATGTGGGTGATGTTCGCGGCCTGCATCGTGCCGATGTGCGCCGTTGCGCTGCGCCGGAACCTCCAGGCCTGGCCGGGATTGGTCGGCTATGCCATCTACCTCCTGATGGGCGTGGTGCACTTTGCGAAGAACCTGCAGTGGGTGCCCTACACGCTGGCCACCCAGTCCAGCTATGCGATCGGCAGCATCCTGCACATCATGGCTTTCTTCTTCGCGCTGGGCTGGCGTGTGCGCCATCGCGAGCGGCGGGCACTGTCGCTGTCCCGCCGGCACCGCGCGCGGCTGGCACAGCGCGTGAACGAGCGCACCCTCGATCTGCGCCAGGAGATCACGAAGCACCAGCGCACGCACGACCAGTTGGCGCTGGCGCTGCGCGAGCAGCGCGGCCTGCTGGCCATGGTGTCGCACGAGTTCCGCACGCCGCTGGGCACGATCGGCGGCGCGGCGCAGATCCTCGCCGACGACCGGCTCGGCCTGGTCCGCGAAGAGGTCAAGAAGGAAGCCGAGAAGATCAGCCGCACCGTACTTCGCATGCGCGACCTGGTGGACACCCTGCTGGCCGACGAATGGCTCGATGCGTCCAGCGACAACCTGTGCCTGGTTCCGGTCGAGCTCGCCGGGTTCCTCCGCGAGAAGATCGAGGAGCACAGCGAAGGCATCGGTGGCAGGCGTATTTCATTGCATCTCGGTGCGCGCGAATTGCCGGTGCTGGCGGACGAGACGCTGTTGCACATCGCGCTGGACAACCTCCTGACCAACGCCATCAAATATGCGCCGCCACATTCGCCGATCGTGGTGAGGGCCGGAATCCGGCGCGGCCTTGCCGACGGCATTCCGAAAGGCGAGGACACGGTGCCGGGCGTGTACATCCAGGTGTGCGACGAAGGCCCCGGTTTCATGCCGCATGACCTGTCGCACGTCTTCGAGCGCTTCTATCGCGCGGCCGGCACCCGGCGGATTCCGGGCATCGGGTTGGGCCTGCACATGGTGCACCGCGTCGCCACGGTTCATGGTGGCAGCGTGGCCGCCTCCAACGCAGCCGGCAAGGGTGCCGTGCTGACCCTGACCCTCCCGCTTCTTGGAAGTGCCGAGGAATCGGAAACCCGGGGTACCCACGACGCGGTAGCGCTCGACCAGGGAGGCTGCAGATGA
- a CDS encoding response regulator transcription factor, whose amino-acid sequence MMGTPARVLVIEDDDDLRDTLLRYLRGVGMLARGLESAEGLDAELARQDFDAVVCDVNLPGEDGFSVLARLRSRSAMRIVMLTARGMANDRLHGLGLGADYYLVKPVNLRELEMVLHNLLQRSQEVQGQGTREPDALAADEATAQAPWRYHGTTWLLLSPAGQRVQLSSAEARLVQCLIERPREVVDRATLLAAMGRPGLEAYERNLDVTVSRLRRKAEQASGEKLPIVAVRGEGYSFQGNVRIAP is encoded by the coding sequence ATGATGGGCACCCCGGCCCGCGTGCTGGTCATCGAGGACGACGACGATCTGCGCGACACGCTGCTGCGGTACCTGCGCGGCGTCGGCATGCTGGCCCGCGGACTGGAGAGCGCCGAGGGGCTCGACGCGGAACTGGCACGACAGGATTTCGATGCCGTGGTGTGCGACGTCAACCTGCCGGGCGAAGACGGATTCAGCGTGCTGGCCCGGCTGCGATCGCGCAGTGCCATGCGCATCGTGATGCTGACCGCGCGCGGCATGGCGAACGATCGGCTGCATGGCCTCGGCCTCGGCGCCGACTACTACCTGGTCAAGCCGGTGAACCTGCGCGAGCTCGAGATGGTGCTGCACAACCTGCTGCAGCGCAGCCAGGAAGTGCAGGGGCAAGGCACGCGCGAGCCCGATGCCCTTGCAGCCGACGAAGCCACGGCGCAAGCGCCTTGGCGCTATCACGGCACCACCTGGCTGCTGCTGTCGCCGGCCGGCCAGCGCGTGCAGTTGTCCAGCGCGGAAGCGCGGCTCGTTCAGTGCCTGATCGAGCGGCCGCGTGAAGTGGTGGACCGGGCCACGCTGCTTGCGGCGATGGGGCGTCCCGGGCTGGAGGCCTACGAACGCAACCTCGACGTCACGGTCTCGCGGCTGCGTCGCAAGGCCGAGCAGGCCAGCGGCGAGAAGCTGCCGATCGTCGCGGTGCGCGGCGAGGGCTACAGCTTCCAGGGGAACGTGCGCATCGCGCCTTGA